DNA from Candidatus Ishikawaella capsulata Mpkobe:
CAATTTATTTTCAATGACATTTTACTTTTACAATGTAAATTATTGATTTATCCATCAATTTAATAATTTAATGTACAGGACAAGGCAAATGCGCACTACCAAATATTTACTATCTACACAGAAAGAAATGCCTTCTGGAACCGATATTATTAGTCATCAACTTATGTTAAGAGCGGGTATGATACGTAAACTAGCTTCGGGTATTTATACTTTTTTACCTACAGGATTACGTGTATTAAAAAAAATAGAAAGTATTATACGTGAAGAGATGAACAACATTTGTGCTATGGAAATAACTATGCCTTTTATCCAACCAGCCGAACTGTGGCAAAAGAGCGGGCGGTGGGATAATTATGGACCAGAACTATTTCGTATAGTTGATCGTCATGATTGTCATCATGTATTAGCTCCAACACACGAAGAAGTGATTAGTATGCTTATTCAACGAGAAATTAGTTCTTATAAACAATTACCATTAATTTTATATCAAATTCAAACTAAATTTCGTGATGAAATACGTCCAAGATTTGGGATTATGCGTTCACGTGAATTCGTAATGAAAGATGCATATTCCTTTCACTCTTCACAAGAATGCCTGAAAAAAACCTATGAAATTATGTATAGAACATATTCTAAAATTTTTAAACGTATGGGTTTAATTTTTAAAACAGTTGCAGCTGGTACAGGTATCATAGGTGGAAATGTTTCTCATGAATTTCAAGTAATAGCAAATAACGGAGAAAATCATATAACTTTTTCTACAGAATCCGATTATGCTGCAAATCTTGAATTAGCCGAAGCGGTGACACTTATTTGCAAAAGATCTCCTCCCAAACAAGACATGATTCAAATTGACACACCGAAAACAAAGACAATTTTATCATTAGTGAAAATATACGGTGTATCAATAGAAAAAATAGTGAAAACTGTAATAGTAAAAGCATCTCAGGAAAGCGGATATAAATTAGTTGCATTATTATTACGTGGAGATCATGAGCTAAATACGCGAAAAGCCGAAAAAATTGATATGGTAAAAAGTCCATTGACTTTTGCAAGTGAAAAAGAAATCAATGATTGGATTGGTTGTACTACAGGTTCATTAGGACCGATTAATCTACCATTCCCAATAATAGCAGATCGTACAGTAGTTAACATGAGTGATTTTATTGCCGGAGCTAATATTGATGGTAAACACTACATGGGGATTAATTGGGAGCGAGACTTACAACTACCATTTGTTGCAGATCTTCGAAAGGTAGCTGAAGGAGATCCTAGCCCTGATGGCAAAGGTATTTTAAAAATTGTACGCGGAATAGAGGTAGGGCATATATTTCAGTTAGGTACTAAATATTCTTCTGTGATGAAAACTAGTATACAAGGAGAAGATGGTAGTAATCATATTGTAAACATGGGATGCTATGGTATAGGTATTACTAGAGTTATAGCAGCAGCTATTGAACAAAATCATGATAATAAAGGTATAATCTGGCCCATACAATTAGCTCCTTTTGAAGTTGCTATTTTACCTATTAATATGTATAAATCTTTACTGGTAAATAAAGTAACTGAAAAAATTTATCGCTTATTAATTGCTAAAGGTATTGATGTTATTTTAGATGATCGTCAAGAACGTTTAGGAGTTATGCTAGCTGATATGGAGCTAATTGGAATACCCTATATTGTTATCATAGGAGATCGTAAATTAAAACATCAAGAACTGGAATATAAGATTCGTAACTTCCCTCAAATACAAACAATAAAAGAGAGCGAAATAGTTCCTTTTCTTCTAAAGGCTTGTGATAAATAGAGCAAATATTTTTCTTACAAAAAATTAAAATTTTTATACCATTGTATTTGCCAACCGGTTAGGCCTTGAGCAGAACCTTCATTAGTAGTAAATAATCCAGGAGTACCAATTAATATATCATTATAATAAATCATTGGTATATATGGTCGCTCCCATGGTGGTATGTTTTTTTCTTGCCAAATTTCTTTTATTGTACGCTTACCTATTCTACCTAATAGGCCATATTTTCCCTTTATTTGGAAACGGATATAAATATTTTCATCTGATTTAGGTAAACGAAATTCGGGATTACATGAATGGCAATATAACAATCCTAAATTTTGCGGTAATTTTAGAGGAATTTTTGTATTAGACCAATGCAAAACACAATTTTGTAATGAGTAACGTATAGGAATAAAAAAAATTAAATTTTTATAACGACGTATCTCATAATTACCCATCTTGAAACGTGCTTGTGAATCACTTCGACTCAATACTATATTTTTCCAAATTTGTATTAATTGATCTCTATCAGGCCGAATAAAACCATATTTTACAAGCCAACGGCGCAATAATGCATTGCGTTTAACCATACTCATGGTCAACATAGGAGTAAATAATAAACTTTTATCTGGTTGAATTAATTTATATAATTCTTCAGCTAATAATTCATCTAGTAATTCCTCTTGTTCTCTACACAGAGCAGCACTTCGAGAAGTTGTCTTTAAGAAATAAGGCCAACGTTGAATTAAAGATGGCAAAATATTTTTACGTAAGAAATTACGGTCATAACGTTCATTATTATTACTTTCGTCTTCTATCCATTGGAGCTGATAATTCTTAGCCCACAATTTTAATTGAGTCTTCGAAAAAGATAACATCGGACGTATTAAAGGAACATCGCCTAACATTATATGTGGTGACATAGCTGATAATCCTGTAGGACCACTTCCTCGTTTTAATGCTAAAAAGAAAGTTTCACATTGATCATCTAGATGATGTCCAGTCAAAAGAACCTCTCCTTTATTTAAATTATTTTTAATAGCTTGATAACGTGATTTGCGAGATGAAGCTTCTATTCCTCCATCTCTTTGATCAATTTTGATATATAAAATATCGCATTTGATATTCCAAATATTGCATATATTTAAGCAATGTTTAACCCAATAATTAGCTGAATAACTTAATCCATGATGTACGTGTAATGCGCGTATCTTTATAAAATTCTTTTGCCACAGCATCATTTGATGTAGTAATACAGTGGAATCTAATCCACCACTGAATGCTATTACAAAAGATCTATATGGAATTGCTGATAATATATCTAAATGAGACAGAGGCATAATATTATCCATTTATTAAACTGAATAATAAATTAAAAGCTTTGATGCTAATCCTTTGAATAAATATTACTATATAATATGATAAAAATGTTCAATTAAACATCTTAAATAAGATATGATCTATAATCATAACTCATTAATCTGCAATAACGACGTTCTAGTAATTGATTAATATTTAAAAGATCTAATTCTTTTAAATCTTTTAGCAATTGATTTTTTAAATTATCTGCCATATTTTCTAGATTGCGATGAGCACCTCCTAATGGTTCTCCAATGACAGAATCAATGATCTGTAGTGCCTTGAGACGATTTGCTGTAATAGCCATATTTGTAGCAGCTAATGCTGCTTGATCTATACTTTTCCATAAAAGAGCTGCACAACCTTCTGGAGAAATAACAGAATATATACTATATTCGAGCATATTCACCTTGTCACCTATTCCAATAGCTAAAGCTCCTCCTGAACCTCCTTCGCCAATTATAGTACAAATTATTGGTACTTTTAAAATAGACATCTCTAGTAAGTTATGAGCAATAGCTTGCGATTGACCACGTTCTTCTGCTCCAATACCTGGATAAGCACCTGGTGTATCAATAAATGTCAAAATAGGAATATTAAAACGTTCAGCCATTTTCATAATACGCAGTGCTTTACGATATCCCTCTGGTGCGGACATACCAAAATTACAGTTTATTTTTTCTTTAATTTCACGACCCTTCTCATGACCAATCACTATGACAGAACGTCCATTTAAACGAGCAATACCACAAATAATAGCTTTATCATTAGCAAATATCCTATCACCTGATAGTTCATCAAAATCTTCAAACATATTTTGAATATAATCCATGGTATGAGGACGTAAAGGATGACGAGCTAATTGAGTTATTTGCCATGAATTTAATTCGGCAAAAATTTTTTTAGTGAGTTCTGTACTTTGATGACGTAAATTACAAATTTCTTTAGATAAATTAATCTTATATTTACGGTATTTAGTTTCAATTGATATAAGTGAATTAATTTTAGTTTCTAATTCTACTATAGGTAGTTCAAAATCTAGATAATTCATAATTTTTTGTTTTGATTTTAATCAAATTCTAATTTTACTTGATTAAATCCTACTAAATATTTTAGATCTTCGATTAAAGAATCATTTAAGGAAATATACCATTTTTTACTGAAAGTGAATTTTATCTGTGCATCTGTATTTTTATAATAAACATATAGTGGAATTGATCCACCACAATGAAAACTTAAATATTTCTTTAGGGTGCTTAAGAAACGATTAGTAACTTGTGAACTCGTTAACCATAGAGATATTCCTCGAACATATTTTTTACGCGCTTCCTTAAGATTCATTATTTTTTGAGCAACAATTTGTTGTCTTTTTCTAAAATTATCATATTGAATTTTTCCATTAATAATTAAGATATTATCTTTCTTTAATAAGGGCTGATAAATTTCTAAAATATCGGAAAAAATTATTACCTCTAAACTACCTGAATGATCTTCTAAATAGCACATACTAATTTTTTTATTATTTTTAGTTAAAAAACTACGTATAGTTGTCAGTAAACCAACTATAACGATAATTTTATTACCTTCATAATGAGAATTAATATCTTTTATCCATAATCCTTTATTATAGAATTTAATTTCTTCTAAATATGTATTAATAGGATGACCAGTTAAATATAATCCTAGAGTATCCCGTTCACCTTGCAAACGAAGATGATCTGGCCAAACTGATACTTCTTTTGGATAAAAGTGTTTTGACTCAATTGCTCCATTAAACATATCTGCTTGCCCATGTAACCTAGCTATTGAATTCTGCACAGCAATATTGAAGGCTTGAGATAAACTATTTATCATAGCAGCTCTATGGGAACCTAAACTATCACAACAACCTGATAAAATCATTTTCTTCATCATGCTTTGATTAAGCTTTTTAGTATCAATGCGATTACATAAATCTAAAAGATCTATAAATCTACCACCTTGGTTACGTGCATAAATAATATTTTCTATAGCTGTTTTACCTATACCTTTAATTGCACCCATACCATACACAATTTTACCTAAATCATTTACATAAAATGTATATAAACTTACATTAATATCAGGAGGTAAAATTGTTAATCCCATCATTCTGCATTCATCTATTAAAGAAACTATTTTATTAGTATTATCCATATATGCGGTCAAAACCGCTGCCATAAATTGTGCTGGATAGTGTGTTTTTAACCAAAGTGTTTGATATGAGATAAGTGCATAAGCTGTGGAATGTGATTTATTAAAACCATAACCGGCAAATTTTTCTAACATAGAAAATATTTTAAGTGCCATTTCACTGCTAATACCCTTCTTTTCAGATCCTCTTTTAAAAAATGAGCGTTGTTTAACCATTTCGATAGGTTGTTTTTTTCCCATAGCATAACGCAATATGTCTGCTTTACCTAAAGTATATCCTGCTAATACTTGAGCGATTTGCATAACTTGCTCTTGATATAGAATAATACCATAGGTAGATTCTAATATTGGCTTTAAACTTTCATGTTGACATTTAATATCAGGATAAGATACTTTTTCACGTCCATGTTTACGATTGATAAAATTATCTACCATTCCAGATTGTAGTGGACCAGGACGAAAAAGAGCAATTAGTGCTATTATATCCTCAAAACAGTCAGGTTTTAATCTTTTAATAAGATCTCTCATACCTTTTGATTCTAGTTGAAATACTGCTGTGGTTTTTGCTTGCTGTAGTATTTGAAAAGTTTTTTTATCATTAAGTGGAATAGAAGCAATATTAACAGGGGTTATAGATTGATTATTTCTAGTAAGATTAATCATTTCTATAGCCCAATTAATAATTGTTAAAGTACGTAAACCTAAAAAATCGAATTTTACTAAACCTATATACTCAATATCATCTTTATCAAATTGTGTAATAGGATTATTACCATTCTCATCACAATGAAGTGGTGTAAAATCTGTAATTCTTGTAGGAGAAATCACTAATCCACCAGCATGTTTACTTGCGTTACGTATTACTCCTTCTAATTTCCTTGCCATATCAATAATAGATTTAACATCTTCATCTATTTTATATAATTCTGATAATTTTGGCTCAAGTGTAAATGCTCTTTCTATAGTAATACCTATATCTGATGGTATCATCTTTGAAATACGTTCCACAAATCCATAAGGATATCCAAGCACGCGTCCTACATCACGGATAACTGATTTTGCTGTCATAGTACCAAATGTTATGATCTGTGCAACTGCATCTTTACCATAAATATTAGATACATGTTCAATTACCATATCTCTTTTTTCCATACAAAAATCAATATCAAAATCAGGCAAAGAAACACGTTCTAAGTTTAAAAATCTTTCAAAAATTAGATTAAATTCTAAGGGATTAATATCAGTAATTTGTAGTGCATATGCAACTAAAGAACCTGCACCAGATCCTCTTCCGGGACCAACGGGAATGCAATTATCTTTTGACCATTGTACAAATTCCATAACAATAAGGAAATAACTAGGAAATCCCATTTTATTAATAATATTTAGTTCAATATTCAGACGCTTATCATATTCTTTACGTTTTTCTATACGGATATTTGGATCAGGAAAAATAAATTTAAGTCTTTCTTCTAATCCAGAAGTTGCTTTATTAATCAAAAATTGTTGTGGATTCAGATTACCAGTAGGAAATTGAGGAAGAAAATATTTACCTAATGTAATCCTTACATTACAACGTTTAGCAATCTCTACACTATTGATTAAGGCTTCAGGAATATCCTTAAAAAGATTACACATCTCATTTTCAGTACGCATATATTGTTGCTCATTATATTTATATGATCTATTAGAATCATTTAATATATGACCTTGATGTATAGCTACTCGTATTTCATGAGCTTCAAAATCTATTTTAGATAAAAAATATACTTCATTAGTTGCTACTAGAGGTATATTTTCTACCATAGCTAATTTAATTGCTAACGCTAAGTATTGTTCTTCAATTTTGCTCCCTGTACGACTAATTTCTATATAAAAGTTGCTAGGAAAATGTTTTTTATAGAATTCAAGACTATGATTAACTAATTCATGGTTTTTATGTATTAGGCCATATCCAATATCACCGCTATAACCTCCTGAAAGAACAATTAATCCTGATTTTAATGCCATTAACCATTCACGTTTTATGCAAGGTCCATTAGTTCCATATCCTTTTTGATATGCACGTGAAATTAGTAGAGTTAAATTTTTATAACCCACATTATTACTAGCTAAAATAGTTAATTTTGTTAATATATTGGGTGATATGGAATTTTTTACTTTAAAATCAGCTCCTATGATAGGTTTAATACCAAATTTATATGTAGCACGATAAAATTTTATAAAACCACACAAATTAGTAAAATCAGTAATTCCTAAAGCTGGCATACCTAACAAAGCAGCTTTTTTCACTAACTGATCTATTTTTGCTATACCATGTATCATAGAATAATCACTATGTATTCTTAAATGTACAAAACGCGGCTCAGACATATTAAATTCCAGAGTAAAATATATTCTACATATATAAAAATACTGATATAATTGAATTATTGATTATTTAAAATTCTCTGCACTGGGTAAAAACTCTTCCTATGATAAGGAGTAGGACCATATTTTAATAAGTTTTTTAAATGTACAGCTGTAGGATATCCTTTATGCTGTGCAAAACCATATTGAGGAAATAAGATATCAAGATCTATCATTTCACGATCACGTATTACTTTAGCTAATATAGAAGCTGCACTAATTTCTGCAATGAAATTATCTCCTTTTACAAAACATCTTGACGGTATATTGATTTTTGGAGGATGTTTACCATCTATAAAAACATAATCTGGTAAAATACTTAAACCTTCAATTGCACGTTGCATTGATATCATAGTGGCTTGTAAAATATTTACTGCATCAATTTCTGCTGGTTCAGCACGTCCTATGTTCCATGATATTGCATTTTTTATTATATTTTCAAACAGTAATAATCTTTTTTTTTCGGATAGTTTTTTTGAATCTTTCAGCCCATTAATAGGATGACTTACATTAAGTATAACAGCCGCACTTATAACAGATCCTGCTAATGGGCCACGGCCTGCTTCATCTACTCCGGCAATAAGTACATTCATTTTTTTCACTAGTGTCATCCATCTATGTAATATAATGCCAAGAGACACCTATATTTTATAGTAATTAGAAATTTTAACTTTTTTGTTAATTATCAGGAGATATAACACCTGTTATTTTTGCTTCACAGACAATTTTATTATTAACAGTAATAATTCCTTTAAATTTCGTAAAATTAAGAATTTTTTTTTCACATGTAACTTCTATAATCAATTGATCTCCTGGTACTACTGGATATCTAAAACGAACATAATCTATACTTGCTAAATAATATGTTTCTTTTTTTTTGAATTTTCTACTATTCTTATAAAGTAAAATACTACTTGCTTGGGCTATAGATTCTAAAATCAATACCCCTGGAAAAATTTTTTTTTAGGAAAATGTCCTTGAAAAATTTGTTCATTCATAGAAATATTTTTTAATGCACATATATACTTATTTTTTTTAAATTCTAATACTCTATCAATGAATAAAAAAGGATAACGATGGGGTAATATATCTTCTATTTTTAACTGATGTATCTCATTAATCTTCACAAGACTTTCCTTAAAAATTTAT
Protein-coding regions in this window:
- a CDS encoding proline--tRNA ligase, with product MRTTKYLLSTQKEMPSGTDIISHQLMLRAGMIRKLASGIYTFLPTGLRVLKKIESIIREEMNNICAMEITMPFIQPAELWQKSGRWDNYGPELFRIVDRHDCHHVLAPTHEEVISMLIQREISSYKQLPLILYQIQTKFRDEIRPRFGIMRSREFVMKDAYSFHSSQECLKKTYEIMYRTYSKIFKRMGLIFKTVAAGTGIIGGNVSHEFQVIANNGENHITFSTESDYAANLELAEAVTLICKRSPPKQDMIQIDTPKTKTILSLVKIYGVSIEKIVKTVIVKASQESGYKLVALLLRGDHELNTRKAEKIDMVKSPLTFASEKEINDWIGCTTGSLGPINLPFPIIADRTVVNMSDFIAGANIDGKHYMGINWERDLQLPFVADLRKVAEGDPSPDGKGILKIVRGIEVGHIFQLGTKYSSVMKTSIQGEDGSNHIVNMGCYGIGITRVIAAAIEQNHDNKGIIWPIQLAPFEVAILPINMYKSLLVNKVTEKIYRLLIAKGIDVILDDRQERLGVMLADMELIGIPYIVIIGDRKLKHQELEYKIRNFPQIQTIKESEIVPFLLKACDK
- the tilS gene encoding tRNA lysidine(34) synthetase TilS, which encodes MPLSHLDILSAIPYRSFVIAFSGGLDSTVLLHQMMLWQKNFIKIRALHVHHGLSYSANYWVKHCLNICNIWNIKCDILYIKIDQRDGGIEASSRKSRYQAIKNNLNKGEVLLTGHHLDDQCETFFLALKRGSGPTGLSAMSPHIMLGDVPLIRPMLSFSKTQLKLWAKNYQLQWIEDESNNNERYDRNFLRKNILPSLIQRWPYFLKTTSRSAALCREQEELLDELLAEELYKLIQPDKSLLFTPMLTMSMVKRNALLRRWLVKYGFIRPDRDQLIQIWKNIVLSRSDSQARFKMGNYEIRRYKNLIFFIPIRYSLQNCVLHWSNTKIPLKLPQNLGLLYCHSCNPEFRLPKSDENIYIRFQIKGKYGLLGRIGKRTIKEIWQEKNIPPWERPYIPMIYYNDILIGTPGLFTTNEGSAQGLTGWQIQWYKNFNFL
- the accA gene encoding acetyl-CoA carboxylase carboxyl transferase subunit alpha translates to MNYLDFELPIVELETKINSLISIETKYRKYKINLSKEICNLRHQSTELTKKIFAELNSWQITQLARHPLRPHTMDYIQNMFEDFDELSGDRIFANDKAIICGIARLNGRSVIVIGHEKGREIKEKINCNFGMSAPEGYRKALRIMKMAERFNIPILTFIDTPGAYPGIGAEERGQSQAIAHNLLEMSILKVPIICTIIGEGGSGGALAIGIGDKVNMLEYSIYSVISPEGCAALLWKSIDQAALAATNMAITANRLKALQIIDSVIGEPLGGAHRNLENMADNLKNQLLKDLKELDLLNINQLLERRYCRLMSYDYRSYLI
- the dnaE gene encoding DNA polymerase III subunit alpha translates to MSEPRFVHLRIHSDYSMIHGIAKIDQLVKKAALLGMPALGITDFTNLCGFIKFYRATYKFGIKPIIGADFKVKNSISPNILTKLTILASNNVGYKNLTLLISRAYQKGYGTNGPCIKREWLMALKSGLIVLSGGYSGDIGYGLIHKNHELVNHSLEFYKKHFPSNFYIEISRTGSKIEEQYLALAIKLAMVENIPLVATNEVYFLSKIDFEAHEIRVAIHQGHILNDSNRSYKYNEQQYMRTENEMCNLFKDIPEALINSVEIAKRCNVRITLGKYFLPQFPTGNLNPQQFLINKATSGLEERLKFIFPDPNIRIEKRKEYDKRLNIELNIINKMGFPSYFLIVMEFVQWSKDNCIPVGPGRGSGAGSLVAYALQITDINPLEFNLIFERFLNLERVSLPDFDIDFCMEKRDMVIEHVSNIYGKDAVAQIITFGTMTAKSVIRDVGRVLGYPYGFVERISKMIPSDIGITIERAFTLEPKLSELYKIDEDVKSIIDMARKLEGVIRNASKHAGGLVISPTRITDFTPLHCDENGNNPITQFDKDDIEYIGLVKFDFLGLRTLTIINWAIEMINLTRNNQSITPVNIASIPLNDKKTFQILQQAKTTAVFQLESKGMRDLIKRLKPDCFEDIIALIALFRPGPLQSGMVDNFINRKHGREKVSYPDIKCQHESLKPILESTYGIILYQEQVMQIAQVLAGYTLGKADILRYAMGKKQPIEMVKQRSFFKRGSEKKGISSEMALKIFSMLEKFAGYGFNKSHSTAYALISYQTLWLKTHYPAQFMAAVLTAYMDNTNKIVSLIDECRMMGLTILPPDINVSLYTFYVNDLGKIVYGMGAIKGIGKTAIENIIYARNQGGRFIDLLDLCNRIDTKKLNQSMMKKMILSGCCDSLGSHRAAMINSLSQAFNIAVQNSIARLHGQADMFNGAIESKHFYPKEVSVWPDHLRLQGERDTLGLYLTGHPINTYLEEIKFYNKGLWIKDINSHYEGNKIIVIVGLLTTIRSFLTKNNKKISMCYLEDHSGSLEVIIFSDILEIYQPLLKKDNILIINGKIQYDNFRKRQQIVAQKIMNLKEARKKYVRGISLWLTSSQVTNRFLSTLKKYLSFHCGGSIPLYVYYKNTDAQIKFTFSKKWYISLNDSLIEDLKYLVGFNQVKLEFD
- the rnhB gene encoding ribonuclease HII, yielding MNVLIAGVDEAGRGPLAGSVISAAVILNVSHPINGLKDSKKLSEKKRLLLFENIIKNAISWNIGRAEPAEIDAVNILQATMISMQRAIEGLSILPDYVFIDGKHPPKINIPSRCFVKGDNFIAEISAASILAKVIRDREMIDLDILFPQYGFAQHKGYPTAVHLKNLLKYGPTPYHRKSFYPVQRILNNQ